AGCGGAACCCGCTGGACTCTTCCTGGATGATCAGCACGATGGCGAATTCGTCGAACGCCATCGGCAGGTATAGCCACCACATGCCCTCGAACGGCGGGTCGGCGGGCCGGCCCGCGGGTTCCGGCTCGCCCACCGGCCGGATGCCCCAGGACCGGTCCCGGCTGCCGAGCCAGGCTGCGGGGTTGACGGCGATCTCTTCGCCGTCGATGACGATGCGGCCGCTCCAGGTGCCGAGTTGGGCAAAGCGCTGCGCATCCAGTGTTACCCGGTTTCCGGAGCGCAGGATGTGTGGTTGTTCCTGGACGACGTCGAACAGGCCCTCCCAGGTGAGATCGGCGGCGATGCCCTCGGTCTCGTCCAGGGTGATCTGCAGTTTATGCAGCGGCTCGATGACCTCGACCCGGTAGCCGTTGACGTGCTGGTGCAGCCGGTCGGAGTCGATTGTGTCCGAAAGGTGCACCGCGGTCTGCGTGTCCGCGCGCCTGATGAGCACGAAGGCGTCCTTCACGCCCAGGTTGGGGTAGTAGCCGATACCGGTGATCAGGAAGATGTTCCCGGTGCGGTCGTGGGCGTTGAAGTAGGACCGGTCGTAGAAGTTGCGGTCGGAGGAACCCGGCCAGGCGATCGGCTGGGGAAGCTGATGTACCGGATACTCGTCGAGCGGGCCTAGGATTTGCGGCATTACTGATCCTCTCCGATAAGCCGTTTCATCAATCCTGCGTGGTAGAACAGCGATTCCACATCGTCGGGCTTCTCGACCTCGCCGAAGTGCACTCGTCGCGCACCGGTGCGCATGAACACGCATGCCCACATGACACTGGAATAGACGTAGAACCAGTGCAGGTCACCGAGTTCCACGCCGGTGAGCCGCTGATAGGTGGCGCGCACATCGTCCTCGCGCAACACCTCCGGCAGGCCCGGCAGCGTCGCCATGCCGGCAAGTTCTTGAAATACCATGTGCGCGAATATCATCCACGCGACGTCGAGTTCACGTGGACCCAGCGTCACCATCTCCCAGTCCAGCACCGCTACCGGCTGAAAGTCCCGGTACAGGACATTTCCCAGCCTCGCGTCGCCCCAGAGCAACACCGGCTCGCCCGAGGCGACCTCATCCGGCCAGTGGGTTTGGAGCCAGTCGAAGGTTCGTTCCAGCAGTGGCGATTGACCGATGTCTGGCACTGCGAAGTCATACCAGGACCGTACCCAGCCGAAATGCCGGTGCAGCGCGGTGGCGCCCGACCGACCCTCGGATAGGAAGCCAAAAGTATTCTGGGCGTTCGGGATTGAGTGCAGTTTCGCCAATACCCCGACGGTGGCTTCCTGCAATCCGCGCTGACGGTGTGCGGGCGCGTCGGCGAACCAGTTGTTGCCGAATGTGTACGGCATGACGTCTGGCGGCACCCCGCCTTCGACGTAATCCATCAGAAAGAATGGCTTTCCCAGGACGTCGCCGGTGGTCTCGATCCAGCGCACCCGGGGGACGGGGACGTCGGTCAGCTCACCGACGAGTTGTATCACTTGGAACTGGTGATCAAGCCGATAGGTGGGGAACACCGGTACATCGTCGGCGGACGGCGCCACCCGAGCCACCAGCCTCTGCGCCACCGTCCGCCCGTCCTGTTGCCACCGCGCGGTCAAGATGAGGGTTTCCGACGACATGCCCGTCGAGTCCACGCCGCTCTCCACGGTCACCTCGGGTGCGCTCCCGCCGGGCAAGACGCTTGCCAGCCAGCGCGACATCACCGTCGGCAGGCTGGTGACGTCGCGACTCGAGCGCTGGAGTCGGTCGACGTCTCCGATCGCCGGTTCATTGGCCACGAGCGCTCCCCTGGTGAGGCAATTACGATACGTTAGGTAGCGTTATGAAAGCAGACCTGTCCTCCCTTGACAAGGCTTCAGGCGCCGGACGACCGCGGGATCCGCGCATTGACTCAGCGATTCTGTCGGCGACGGCGGAACTGCTTGTGCAGATCGGCTATTCGAACCTCAGTCTGGCCGCTGTCGCCGAACGCGCCGGTACCACAAAATCGGCGTTGTACCGGCGGTGGTCGAGCAAGGCCGAACTGGTGCACGAGGCCGCATTTCCGGTGGCGCCCACCGCGCTTCAGGCTCCGGCCGGCGATATCGCCGCCGACATCCGGATGATGATCGGAGCCACCCGCGATGTGTTCACCACCCCGGTGGTGCGGGCTGCGTTGCCCGGCCTGGTGGCCGACATGACCGCAGATGCCGAGCTCAACGCCCGGGTGCTGGCGCGTTTCGCCGACCTGTTCACCGCGGTGCGCATGCGGTTGCGCGAGGCCGTCGACCGGGGCGAGGCGCATCGCGACGTCGACCCGGACCGGATGATCGAGCTGATCGGGGGAGCCACGATGCTGCGAATGCTGCTGTACCCGGACGAAATGCTTGACGACGCATGGGTGGACCAGACCACCGCCATCGTCGTACACGGGGTGACCCGGTAATGCCTGTCAGCCTGGCAGGTACCGACTGGACCGGGGCGGGTCAACGCCGCTAGCCTTCGGCTATGGGGCGCACCACTGCCTCGGTGCGGCGTCGGCGCGACTGGAAGCCACCGGCGCGCTGCGCGCGATTCTCGCGCACGACACCCGGGCGAGCCGGGGACAGGTCAACGTCGCGATGGTCCTCCGCTGATGTCTGACAATCCAACGCGGCGCGTTGTCATCGTGATCGTGCTCGTGATGCTTGCCGCGGCTGGCCTGCGCGGCTATCTTCCCGCTGACGATGGTGCACCGCTCGCGGAGGCGGGGGGCAGTCGGGCAGTGCTGATGTTCATTGTCGCCGCACTTTCCGCGACGCTCGCACTGGTCGCGGTCGCGATCATCACGCGGCTGCGGGATCCGCGGACGGTGGCGCCCAGCGCGGGTGATCTGTCGCCAATGCTTGGCGGTGAAAGAGGGCGACCGAACTGGCGCGTCGTGTTGATCGGCCTCGGAGTGATCCTGGCCTGGTTGCTTATCGCGACACTGTTAGCCCGATTGTTCGTGCCGCACGATGTCAATCCTGCTGTCCTCACACCGGATTCGAGTGCACCGTCAGATGCAGACGCCACCGCCGAGCCGCGCCCGCAACCCCCGCAAAGTGACACCGGAGACGTGTTCGGAATTCTTTTTGCGAGCACCATTCTGTTCCTGGCGATCGTCGTGGGAGCGATGATAGTGTCGCGAATGCGGCGCAGGTCTGCGCCGGCTGCATTCAGTGACGATCTCATCGAATCCGTTTCTCCCCCTGCAGGTTCGGAATCCCTGGCGCGGGCAGCCGAGATCGGACTGGCCGAGATGGCCGATCCGTCCCGCGATCCACGGGAGGCGATAATCGCGTGCTACGCGGCGATGGAACGTGAACTGGCCAATGTTCCCGGAGCCGTCCCGCAGGCCTGCGACACCCCGACCGAGGTGCTAGCGCGAGCAGTCGAACACCGCGCGCTGCATGCCGACAACGCCGCCGCGCTGGTGAACCTGTTCGCCGAGGCGCGGTTCAGTCCGCACGTGATGAACGAGGAACACCGTGAGTCGGCGGCGCGCCTGCTTCGACTGGTTCTCGACGAACTGAGCTCCAGGACCGCTATATGAAAAGGCTTATTGCCCTGGGAATTTTCCTCATCGTCGGCATAGAGATGCTGGCGCTGATACTGCAAGACCGCCGATTCGTGCTCGGCGGGGCGGGGTTGGCCCTGGCTCTGGTCGTGCTCAATATCCGCCGGGTGCTGGGAAACTGGAACGAACCCCCGGCCGAGCCGGACTCCGACGATCTGGGAGAGGGGTTGCGCCGCTGGCTGTCCAACACCGAGACGACGATCCGGTGGTCGGAGTCCACTCGAACCGACTGGGACCGGCATTTGCGTCCGATGCTCGCGCGACGTTTCGAAATTGCCACCGGCCACAGGCAGGCCAAAGATCCGGTGGCCTTCTCCGCCACGGGCCGAATGCTCTTCGGCGACGAATTGTGGCAGTGGGTCAATCCGAACAACGTCACACACACCAGGGACCGCCAGCCAGGTCCCGGTCGCGCGGCGTTCGAACAGATTCTGCAAAGGTTGGAGCAGGTATGACGATGCCGGCCGCGACGACCACCGCCCACAGCGAGGCGGTGCTCGACGAGATCGAACGTGTGGTGGTGGGGAAGCGTTCCGCCCTGACGCTCATCCTCACCGCCGTTCTCGCCCGCGGCCATGTACTCATCGAAGATCTGCCCGGCCTCGGCAAGACGCTCATCGCACGATCCTTCGCCGCCGCTCTGGGGCTCGATTTCACCCGAGTGCAGTTCACGCCCGATCTACTGCCGGCCGACCTGCTCGGCTCGACTATCTACGATATGCCGTCGGGTCGCTTCGAGTTCCGGGCCGGGCCCATTTTCACCAACCTGCTGCTTGCCGACGAGATAAACCGGACGCCACCGAAGACCCAGGCGGCACTGCTGGAGGCGATGGCCGAGGGCCAGGTGAGCATCGACGGCCAAACCCACAAACTGCCAATGCCATTCATCGTTCTGGCTACCGATAACCCGATCGAGTACGAGGGCACCTATCCGCTACCGGAGGCGCAGCTGGATCGGTTCGCGATGCGGCTGGAACTGCGCTACCTTTCCGAGCGCGACGAGACCTTGATGCTGCGCCGTCGTCTCGAGCGCGGTTCGGCCGAGCCGACGGTGAATCAGGTGGTGGACTCGCATGATCTGCTGGCCATGCGGGAATCGGTCGAGCAGGTCACCGTGCACGAGGACGTTTTGCATTATGTGGTGTCATTGGCCACCGCTACCCGGCACCATCCGCAGGTCGCCGTCGGCGCCAGCCCGCGAGCCGAACTCGACCTGGTCCAACTCTCCCGTGCCCGCGCCCTGCTGCTTGGCCGGGACTACGTGATCCCCGAAGACGTCAAGGCACTTGCCACTGCGGCGGTCGCACACCGGATCACTTTGCGCCCGGAAATGTGGGTGCGAAAAATTCAGGGCGCTGATGTCGTCGGAGAACTGTTGCGGCGCTTACCGGTGCCTCGAACTAATCGGGCCAAGGAGGGGACCGGATGAACTGCGGCTCGAAGTGATCGAAACTAGTGAAGTCGAATTGCGCTGGCGTGCATCCCAACTGACGCTGACGATCGCCACCTGTGCCGGAGTCGCGTTGGCCGCCGCGGTCATCGGTGGTCGCTGGCAGCTGATCGCGTTCGCGGCGCCGCTGCTCGGCGTGTTGTGCTCGATCAGCTGGCAGAGCCCCGTCCCGACTATCCAGGTGCACGGTGAGCCGGATTCGCAGCGATGCTTCGAGAATGAGCAGCAGCAGGTGACCGTTTGGGTCACAACGGAGTCCGTCGACGCGGCGGTCGAACTCACGGTATCGGCGTTGGCGGCTATGCAGCTGGAGGTTCTCGAATCCGGGTCGCGCCGAAAGACCACGGTTGCACTGGTGGCGCAACGTTGGGGGCGGTATCCCATCCGAGCTCGGGTCGACGTCGTCGCACGCGGTGGGTTGTTGACTGGAACGGGAACGGTCGACGCCGCCGAGATCATCGTGTTTCCGCTGACGCCGCCGCAGTCGACGCCGATTCCGCAGACCGAATTGCTCGACCGCCTTGGTGCTCACCTCACCCGGCACGTCGGTCCCGGTGTCGAATACGCCGATATTCGCCCGTATGTCCCGGGCGACCAGCTACGCGCCGTGAACTGGGCGGTGAGTGCGCGTCGCGGCCGACTGCACGTAACGCAGCGCTTGACCGACCGCGCCGCGGACGTGGTGGTGTTGATCGACACGTATCGACAGCCGGCGGGTCCGGCGACCGAGGCCACCGAACGAGTCGTGCGGGGTGCTGCTCAGGTGGTGCAGACCGCGCTGCGACACGGTGACCGCGCCGGGATCGTCGCGCTTGGTGGCAACCGCCCACGATGGCTTGGCGCCGACATCGGCCAGCGCCAGTTTTTCCGGGTGCTCGATACCGTGCTGGGCGCCGGGAAAGGGTTCGAAAACACAACCGGGACGCTGGCCCCGCGCGCCGCTGTTCCGGCCGGGTCGATTGTCATCGCGTTCTCCACGCTGCTCGATACCGAATTCGCACTAGCGCTGATCGACCTGCGCAAACGTGGCCACGTTGTGGTTGCAGTCGACGTTCTGGACAGCTCTCCGTTCCAGGACGAGCTGGACCCGCTGGTGATCCGGATGTGGGCGCTGCAGCGCTCCGCGATGTATCGCGACATGGCCACCATCGGGGTCGACGTGCTGTCCTGGCCAACGGATCGCTCGCTGGAGCAGTCGATGGGTGCGCTGCCCGATCGCCGTCGCCGGGTACGGCGCAGGACTACGGGGGCGACGGTGCAGTGACGTCGATTACGCAACCGGGTGCTCGGGTGTTCGCCACGGTGTTCGGACTGATGATGGTGGGGTCCACCGCTGTTGGCTCGCACGGGTTCGGCGTTGTCGCGGGGGTCGCGGCGGCGATTGCGGTCGGTGTGGGGACAGTGTTTCGCGTGGCGGCAACACTGGCCGTGCTGTTGTCGGTGTTGACGATCGTGGTGTCCGGCCCGACGCACGTGCTCGCTGCATCGTCGGGGCTTTGCGCCGCCGCCTACCTGGTATGTCGGTACGCGCCCGGAACTGCAAGCGGCATCGTCGTAGGGAGCTGGCCGACGACCGTTGCCGCCGTCGGCTTTGCCTTCGCTGGGTTGGCCGCGACATCGTTCCCGCTGCAGGTGCCGTGGCTGCCGTTGGCGGCACCACTGGCGGTATTGGCGATTTACGTGTTGGTCACCCGCCCGTTTTCGGGCTGAACAGCCGGTCGACCG
The nucleotide sequence above comes from Mycobacterium decipiens. Encoded proteins:
- a CDS encoding AAA family ATPase, coding for MTMPAATTTAHSEAVLDEIERVVVGKRSALTLILTAVLARGHVLIEDLPGLGKTLIARSFAAALGLDFTRVQFTPDLLPADLLGSTIYDMPSGRFEFRAGPIFTNLLLADEINRTPPKTQAALLEAMAEGQVSIDGQTHKLPMPFIVLATDNPIEYEGTYPLPEAQLDRFAMRLELRYLSERDETLMLRRRLERGSAEPTVNQVVDSHDLLAMRESVEQVTVHEDVLHYVVSLATATRHHPQVAVGASPRAELDLVQLSRARALLLGRDYVIPEDVKALATAAVAHRITLRPEMWVRKIQGADVVGELLRRLPVPRTNRAKEGTG
- a CDS encoding DUF4129 domain-containing protein, translating into MSDNPTRRVVIVIVLVMLAAAGLRGYLPADDGAPLAEAGGSRAVLMFIVAALSATLALVAVAIITRLRDPRTVAPSAGDLSPMLGGERGRPNWRVVLIGLGVILAWLLIATLLARLFVPHDVNPAVLTPDSSAPSDADATAEPRPQPPQSDTGDVFGILFASTILFLAIVVGAMIVSRMRRRSAPAAFSDDLIESVSPPAGSESLARAAEIGLAEMADPSRDPREAIIACYAAMERELANVPGAVPQACDTPTEVLARAVEHRALHADNAAALVNLFAEARFSPHVMNEEHRESAARLLRLVLDELSSRTAI
- a CDS encoding TetR/AcrR family transcriptional regulator produces the protein MKADLSSLDKASGAGRPRDPRIDSAILSATAELLVQIGYSNLSLAAVAERAGTTKSALYRRWSSKAELVHEAAFPVAPTALQAPAGDIAADIRMMIGATRDVFTTPVVRAALPGLVADMTADAELNARVLARFADLFTAVRMRLREAVDRGEAHRDVDPDRMIELIGGATMLRMLLYPDEMLDDAWVDQTTAIVVHGVTR
- a CDS encoding DUF58 domain-containing protein — its product is MIETSEVELRWRASQLTLTIATCAGVALAAAVIGGRWQLIAFAAPLLGVLCSISWQSPVPTIQVHGEPDSQRCFENEQQQVTVWVTTESVDAAVELTVSALAAMQLEVLESGSRRKTTVALVAQRWGRYPIRARVDVVARGGLLTGTGTVDAAEIIVFPLTPPQSTPIPQTELLDRLGAHLTRHVGPGVEYADIRPYVPGDQLRAVNWAVSARRGRLHVTQRLTDRAADVVVLIDTYRQPAGPATEATERVVRGAAQVVQTALRHGDRAGIVALGGNRPRWLGADIGQRQFFRVLDTVLGAGKGFENTTGTLAPRAAVPAGSIVIAFSTLLDTEFALALIDLRKRGHVVVAVDVLDSSPFQDELDPLVIRMWALQRSAMYRDMATIGVDVLSWPTDRSLEQSMGALPDRRRRVRRRTTGATVQ
- a CDS encoding phosphotransferase family protein, translating into MANEPAIGDVDRLQRSSRDVTSLPTVMSRWLASVLPGGSAPEVTVESGVDSTGMSSETLILTARWQQDGRTVAQRLVARVAPSADDVPVFPTYRLDHQFQVIQLVGELTDVPVPRVRWIETTGDVLGKPFFLMDYVEGGVPPDVMPYTFGNNWFADAPAHRQRGLQEATVGVLAKLHSIPNAQNTFGFLSEGRSGATALHRHFGWVRSWYDFAVPDIGQSPLLERTFDWLQTHWPDEVASGEPVLLWGDARLGNVLYRDFQPVAVLDWEMVTLGPRELDVAWMIFAHMVFQELAGMATLPGLPEVLREDDVRATYQRLTGVELGDLHWFYVYSSVMWACVFMRTGARRVHFGEVEKPDDVESLFYHAGLMKRLIGEDQ